The Xylanibacillus composti region CGGAGCTGTTCCACTTCTTAATTTGACTCCCTTGTGGAGGGAAGACTGCCATGCAACGGGTGGCGGCAGTCTTCCGTAAGAAACCGAATCCTTCGCCAATCCGCGGCAGAGCGCCGAAAGCACCTTGTGCCGCGGCGGACGTCCTGTTCCGGCAGGACCGCGCGGAGGATTCGGTTTCTTTGTCATGCTCAGACCTTTGCGATCCGGTAAGCGGCAATCTGGCAGGCTGCCGACGAGGAGGCCCGGCGTTATCCCGCCGGGTTTTTGACGATGGTGAAATTGCTGTCCAGCAGCAGCCAGTTTTGCGGGAACGGCAGGCCGAGCTTCCAGTAGCTGATCCCCCGCAAGCCCAGCTCCTTCATGAGATTGAATTTGGCCTGAATGGAGCGGGCATCCTCGAACCAGACCTTGTGGCTTGCCCCCTCGTCATCCACGTAATCGAAATGCGGCGCCTGCGCCTGCCAGTCATATTGGATGGCGGCATTCTCGCGGGCGGCCAGCGCTATGGCAGCCTGCGGACTCAGCGCTCTGGCATATTCGCCGCCGGGAACAAAGGGCAAGGTCCAATCGTAGCCGTACAGGTTCTGGCCCATCATGATCTTGGAGCCCGGCATTTCGGTAAGGGCGTACTCCAGCACCTGCCGAACGGGTCCGATCGGCGATACCGGCATTGGCGGTCCGCCGCTGTACCCCCACTCATAAGTCATGATGACGACGAAGTCTACGATTTCGCCATGAGCGCGGTAGTCATGAGCCTCGTACCAGGCGCCCGCCTGCGTTGCGCTGGTTTTCGGCGCCAAGGCGGTCGAAATCAGATAGCCTTGTTCGTGAATTCGCGCAGCTGCCCTGCGCAAGAAGCGGTTATATGCTTCACGGTCAGCCGGACGCAAAAATTCGAGGTCAAAGTGAATATCGCGAAATCCGTAACGCGCGGCCGCGTCCAGAATATTGTCCAGCAGCCGGGTCTGGACCGCTTCGTCGTTCAGGATAATGCGGCCCAGCTCATCGCTGAACTGCTCGTTTTCCAGGTTGGTGACGACCATCATTAACGTCACGCCATGCTGCTCGGCAACTGCCGGCAAGGACTCCAGCGGCGGGGGATCGAGCGTGCCATCCCGCTGTATCTGGAAGCTGAACGGAGCCAGATAAGTGAGATATGGCGCGGCTTCTTGTGCAGCCTGAAGCAGCTCCGGAGAAACACTTTCACCCCGCGGCTCGATATATGCGTTCGCTTCTGTTGGAACCTTCGGCTGAGGGGGGATATACAGACGCACCCCCACCTGCAGCGGCATATTCAGGTTCAGTTGGTTCACGCTCGCCAGGCGCTGCACTGACAGCCCGAAACGCGCGGCGATTGTGTACAGGCTATCCCCTGGCTGCACCCAATAATATTGGCCGTTAATCGGTATGACCAATGCTTGGCCAACTACTAGCTGGCCAGCATTGGGCAATGCGTTGGCGCGCACGATCTCCTCGACCGTTGTTCCGTATGCCTGCGCAATGCCCCACAATGACTGTCCTGGTTGAATCACATGAATTTGCATGAGCTTGTGCCCTCCGATCCAGAAACTCCCTATCGCTCATATATATTCGCGCAGGTTGGCATTCATACGCCCTTTCCAGCAAAGCCCTTTGTCCACTTCCGGGATGGGTCCATGCTGGAGATCAGTTTGCGTGTGATTCGGCAGGCGACAAATGTTTTCGTTTAAAGACTCGGGTTTTCGCACACGATAGAAAGGACTTCCAGTGTCGGAGGAAAGTGTCATGAAGCGAGAGCAATCAGGCCAGAAAGAGCCAGCGGTTTGGCGGGTATTGCAGGAGCAGTTCGGCGGCATGGCCGATTACCGGAGCCAATCCGTGAAGCAGGACAACAGCGAGCTTATGCTTGCCTATCTGGAGTCTATTGTGGACAGCAAGCTCATTCCGGAGCGACTCGTCAAGCCGTATTACGAAAACAAGGCAATCTATGCCCAGTACTTGGCGGCGCTTGGCCGACCGCTGCAGGATCGGGACGTTCAACAGGCGGCGCAAGCGATGCTCAGCGGGCAAGTGATTTGCTGTCTGGACGGCCAGGTGTTCGCCTGCGAGCTGCGGAAGAAGGAGGCTTCTCCTGTCGGGGAAGCCAAGGTAGAAAAGACGGTTCTGGGGCCAAAGGATACGTTAACCGAGAGCCTGGATTCGAACCTGATTTCATCATCCCGTTAAATGAAATGAGTTCCGCTATTCGGGTGGTGAAGTATGGGTTGATCCTGATGGCCACTTTTTTGTTTGGGCTGTTGGGCGTCATGATCGGGTTTATCGGCTTGCTTTACTATATGTGCAACCTTCGCTCCTACGGACAGCCGTACTTGAAGCTGTTCACCAAGGAGAAGCCGCTGCCTGAAGGGAAGCAGGAGCGCTCGAGATCATCATTGTTCTGAACTTTCCTATCATTATGTTCATTATGTTCAAGGGTGTCACGAACACATATTTGTCCTGGGACGCCATTCGCGAGGCTGTGACGCATGTAGGCCATATGCCCGGCCTGCTGTCTCTGGCGGCGGCTTCAGGATCGGATCAACCGCACGTTCAGCGAGCAGCTGGAGCGCATTCTGAAGGAAGCGCAGCAGCAGGGTATGGATCCTGTAGGGTTCGGCTTGCGTTACCGGGCCATGCATGCGGACGAACAGGAGTGGGAGGACTGGAAGGCCGCTTATCCCGATGCAGGCATTCGTGCGGACGTGCAGGTCACGCTGGAGGGAAGCGGGCTGATTGACTAGGCGATTTTATGGGGCGGATTTCGTGCAACTTTTGCTAGTAGTGGGCGTCTAATTGTGTAATTCAATTATTTCACTAGACAGGAGAGTGAGCAGGAAAAATGACAGCATGGAGGAAAGCTGGGCTTGCTGTTGCTGTAGCGGCTTGTTTGCTGGCGGCTTCCCCTTTCATGCAAGGGGGCGAATGGTTGAAATCACGACCGGCAGCAGCTGCAGATGGAGGAGTCGGGACAGAGCGTACGATTACCGTCACTGGCCAAGGCTCCATGGAGATTGCGCCGGATATCGCGTATGTGCAGCTAGGTATCCAAACCCGCGCCGCGACCGCGCAGGCCGCGCAATCGGAGAATGCCGAAGCCTTCCAGGAGCTTGAGAAGGTTCTGTTCGAAACGTACAAGCTTGATCCCAAAGATGTGCAGACTACGGGTTTCCACGTCAATCCGGAATTCGACTATTCAGACAAGCAGGGGCCTAAAGTGACCGGTTATGCGGTGACGCACGCGATTCAAGTATCTTATCGGGATCTGGAAACGATTGGTCCGCTGCTCGACGCGGCTTCCCGGGCCGGGGTCAACCAGATTAACGGCATACGCTTCGGCACAGAGAAATCCGAACAATATGAAATCGACGTGCTGGCTAAGGCGATGGCGAATGCGCGTGCGAAGGCCGAGGCAATCGCCAAGACCGAGAATCGCACCGTTCAGCAGGTGCTTCACGTTTCGCAAGGGCAAGTGAGCATGCCTGACAACGGGCTGTTCCCTGCGCGGAAGATGGTGGAGCTGACGACGGAGCAAGCGGTGTCTACCCCGATTTCAGCTGGTCAGCTTACGATCAGCACGACTGTTACGGTACAATATTCGTTTTAAGCTTTCGTGTGTCTGACGAGAATAAATAGGGAGAATAAAACAAAGCACTATACGCGAAAAAAGGGGATAGCATGAATGAGCTGGAGTTGGAAGAGGAATATAGCGGCTGTACTGGCAGCCGTTCTGATGATGAGTGCGCTTGGCATATTGCCGGCCGCGGCAGCAGGATCGCCTAATAATAGCGTGGGGGGCACTACGGTACAGGTTGCCCTATATCTGGACAGCAAGCAGGCGTTGTTGAATGGAGAGCCGGTTGATCTGGCATATCCTGCTACCTCGATTGATGGCCGGACTTTCCTGCCCGCCAAGTTTCTGGGCGATTCCTTCGGGTTTCCGGTCATCTGGCATGAAGCTACGCAAACAATTGAGATGCAGCTTCCCGGCGGAAGTACGGTTTTGCTGGATCAGAAGGCCGGGACTGCTTACTTGAACGGCGCGTTTCTGCCATGGGATTCGGTGGCCGCAATCAAGGAAGGCACGCTGCTGGTGCAGATGTCCTGGATTTGTGATTTGATCGGTGCTCAGTACAGCTATGACAGCAATATCCGCAAGATAGAAGTGACCTTTCTGCGTTTGCCGGGTTCCATCTACAATACGCAAACTGGCAATTCCCTGCCTACTGCCAAGTTCGCGTTCACCAAGCCCAGCTACCGATTGGGAGAGCCTGTCGAAACCGTGGATCTCAGCTATGATGCTGACGGCGACGGACTCGTCAAGTATGAATGGTCAGGCAAGCAGGCCGCCTATTTCCGGCCCGGTGAATATGAAGTTACCCTGCGGGTGACCGATTCCCAAGGGAATGTGAGTCCCCCTTACACCCGCAAGCTGAAAATAGACGATATTCCTTACTTAACGGAGGAAGAATATCCATTCTATTACGGAAAAATCGGTTCGATCGTTCCGATGAGCGGAGCGCTCCGCAGTTATGTGAGTCGGATGCCTCGTGTTGACGGGGAGACTCTCCCGGTAGAAGATCGCAAGCTGCTGGTCAGCGACAGCCCGGAGACGATTACGGAGGAAGGCGTCCTGTATCGCGACACGATCCAGGGCAAAGCGCGCATTTATGCGCATCACCTGAACGGTACGGATGAGCCGATCACGGTCGCTGTCATGCTGACTAATCCCGGCCGTGATCCGGTTACGCTGAGAGCGACGAACAAAGGCGAGGTATATCCGAACCTGTATGCGCATTTGATTGGCTATCAGGCTGCGGTTGATTTCCTGTTGCGAGACCCGTTCAACAAGACGGTGACTGTCCCTCCTGGGGAGACTCGGTTATTTATGCAAATGCCGACGATGTATCCTTATCAGGGTATCAATATGATTTATGATGTCGAGACGGATGGTCGGCTTCAGGTGAGTGTCGTGGCCTCTCATCGCTCAGACGGCTTGAATGAAGTTGTGCAGCGAGGACGAGAACTGCCTTACAACGGACATGTGCGCGGCACCTTCGTGCAATCGGATGTCATCAAACGGGTTAACGCGGCGACCATGCGGGAGCCTCACCATATGCTGATTGCCGATGGCACGACCGATCCTTACGTGCAGGGCTATGATGTGTTCCGGGGCGAGTCGGTCACGAACAAAGGCAACTATGGCGTCACTTACAAGGTGCACATCGACAACCCGGGCGAAATGGCGCTGGGCATCGTGGCAAGAGGCGGCTTGTTCAAGGGCGTCTTCAAGATTAACGGCAAAATGGTGCTTGCGCCGCAAAGCGGCACGCTGACCGCCTATGACGGTGTGCTTCTGCTGCACCGCACAACTGGCGAGGAACGCTCGCTTGAAGTGGAATTTATCCCGCCGGCGGGGTCTGCTTTCCCGATCAGTCTCGTTATGTACCCGCTGCGGAAGGAGTAAAGACAGGGCATTATATTCCCTGTTCTCCTTATGTCAAAAAAATCCGGTATCCTTGCTGATCGAATGTGTCAGCAGGGAGCCGGGTTTCGCATTATAAGGTCAACCAGGTTCTGGTTGGCCTTATTTTTATGGGCGTATTACGATGGAGATAGCCGGGAGAACGTGGCGGCTTTAGAGGCAATGACCCCGTCAAAAAAAACGGTTCTCCCACTATTGACCATGTTTTTTTATTCGGAGTATGGGCGGCGGGGCTGGTGGGTGTCGGTGGGAGCTGGCGCTAGATTCCTTGAAGTCAGGTTTCATGGGGGGTGGTGCACGGATAACGGGAATTACTGTTCTTATGGCGCCGTATAACTCATTTTGGCCGATGATTAGCGGAATTTTTTGGTCGTATCCGCATGGGGATTTGTTTCATTCGGGTATGCGAACGGGGATAGGTCCAAATTTTGGTCTTCATTCATACGATCCATCCGATCCTGCTGTTTGAAGACCAATTTATTCCGCTATTTCGACACTTGGTTCTACTTGCGGCAGTTTGCAGGAAAGGCGGGGAGAAGCAACCTTTCAACGTAGAGTAGATGTGCAGGCGGAGGGTGCGAGCGGAGTGTCGATATCAGGCGGTGCAGACGGAGGGTCAGAAGGGATGTGGAGTCGGTGTGTGGTGCTCGGGCAAAATGGCATGAGGAGGAGGCAATTGATAGAGGGGGACAGCGGAAGATATAAGGGGACGGCGGCGACGGTTCGAGATGCTCAGGCGAATGTGGTGGGGCAAAGCATCAATAGGAGGAGGTGCAGACGGACGGCATGAAGGGATTGGGCGACGGTGTGTGGTGTTAAGGCGATGTGGTGGGCAACGGCGAGCGGCAAGTAAGAAAGCGGTGAAAGCAGTCAGGCCTTCCAAAGCAAAAAGGCCGCCCCTGGCCCATATCGCGGCTTCCGGGAGAATCGTTCGATTCTCTCCGTTCAATCCGCCAGACATGAGGTGCCGATGGGCAGCCTTATCGCGCAGTCTTAGCGTGCTCAGCAGACGTGCCGGCTTACGCTTCGCTTGTTTTCGTGATGACCTTGTCGATCAGTCCATAATCGGCTGCTTCGGCAGCGCTCATGAAGTAATCGCGATCCGTGTCCTTCTCGATGCGCTCCAGCGGCTGGCCGGTACGTTCAGACAGGATCTGATTCAGCTTGTCGCGCATCTTCAGGATGCGCTTCGCGCGGATCTCGATGTCCGAAGCCTGGCCCTCTGCGCCGCCGAGCGGCTGGTGGATCATAACCTCGCTGTTCGGCAGGGCAAAGCGCTTGCCCTTGGCGCCGGCTGCGAGCAGGAAGGCCCCCATGGAAGCGGCCATGCCCACACAAATCGTGGAGACGTCCGGCTTAATGAACTGCATCGTGTCAAAAATCGCCATACCGGCCGTGATCGATCCGCCGGGGCTGTTGATGTACAAGTGAATGTCTTTCTCGGGATCATCCGCAGTCAGAAACAGCATTTGCGCAATAATCGCATTGGCCACCTGATCGTTGACAGGTGTGCCGAGCAGAATGATCCGATCCTTGAGCAACCGGGAGTAAATGTCATAGGAACGCTCTCCGCGGTTGGTTTGTTCGACGACATAAGGCACAAAACTCATGAGGCTTTCCTCCTTTACCTGTTCCTGTATATTCAAAAGCCTTTACGTATTTTATTATACCTGATTTCAATACCAAAGGTCAAGAAAGGTCAAACTAGAATCAAAAAAAATGCAGTCGTTCTACCGGACTACCAGTGCACCTTCATTGTGGCGGCAACATGTAGAGAAACGCGCTCGCGAGGGATCGAACCTCGATCTCAGGCTCCGGAGGCCTGCGTCATATCCATTGGACCACGAGCGCATACTAGTTCGTAGAGGAGACAGCGAAACTAATTATAGGCGATCTCGGGGAAAAAAGCAAGGGGCATTCTGTCGCTTGCAATTTGGCAATAAATCCAATAGAATAAAGATTGTCGAGGGTGGGACGAAAAATGTTGGTCTGGGACATATAATGTCCAGCAGTGACGCGAGCTCCCCGATAAATCTCATGGCGCCATGTTCGGATTGGGGTGGGAGAAATTTGAGCAGTTTGCTGGAATTGCAGAAGCAGCTTCTTCCCGAGCTGATGGACGTCATGAAGAAGCGGTATACGATTCTCCATCATATCAAGCTTAGCGGCAGCATAGGAAGAAGGACATTAGCCCAGTCCGTACATATGACGGAGCGGGTGCTGCGCAGCGAGGTCGATATCCTCAAGCAGCAGGGGCTGCTCGATACGAACAGCACCGGCATGCATATTACAGCAGCGGGCGAGGAGCTGCTAGAGGGACTGGAGCCGTATATTCGCCAGCTGTTCGGCCTGACTGATCTGGCTGAGCGGATTCGCTGTCATTTCGGATTGAAGCAAGTGATCATAGTCCCTGGAGACTCGGACGAGTCGATCTTGGCGAAGAAGGAGCTGGGACGAGCGGGTGCTGCGGCGCTGCGCGAGGTTGTCCAGCCGCAGGATGTGATTGCGGTAGCAGGCGGTTCGACGATGGCGGAAATCGCTGAATGCTTAACGGCTTCGTCGGCGTTTCGCGGCACGTGGTTTTTGCCGGCGCGCGGCGGGCTTGGCGAGAATGTCGAGCTGCAGGCGAATTCCATTGCCTCAACGATGGCGAAGCGAACCGGCGGCCAATACCGGCTGCTGCATGTGCCTGACCATCTGAGCGAGGACGCGTACCAATCTTTGATACAGGAGCCGAATATCCGCGAGCTGATTGCGATAATCCGCAAGGCCCGCATCGTGGTGCACGGCATCGGAGACGCTATGGTGATGGCGACGCGGCGCAATGTGGATTCCGCCATGAAGGAAAGCCTGGCCCGGGAAGGGGCGCTGGCCGAAGCATTCGGCTATTACTTCGATCATAAAGGGCATGTAGTCCACAACATTCCAACCGTCGGTCTCCGATTGGAGGACATCTACAAGACGGAGCTGGTCATCGGCGTGGCCGGCGGCAAGAGCAAGGGCGAAGCGATAGCGGCTGTCTTGCGATTCGGCCATGAGGATATACTGGTTACGGACGAGGCCGCAGCAGAGCAAATTCTGCATTACTTATCTTAATGTTTTCATAACGGAGCTTATGCACCGTTTTGAGATAAACGCAAACATAATTTTTTTAAGGAGGACATTAACATGGTTAAAATTGGCATTAATGGATTTGGACGTATCGGACGCAACGTGTTCCGTGCTGCTCTGAACAATCCGGAAGTAGAAGTGGTGGCGGTTAACGATCTGACAGACGTGAAGATGCTTGCTCACTTGCTCAAATACGACACGACTCACGGCAGACTTGACGCAACGGTAGAAGTTGCAGAAGGCGGTCTGCAGGTAAATGGCAAGCTGGTGAAAGTATTCGCCGAGCGCGATCCTGGAAACCTGCCTTGGGGTGAGGCTGGCGCTGAGATCGTAGTAGAATCCACAGGTATCTTTACTGCGAAGGAAAAGGCGGAAGCGCATCTGAAAGGCGGCGCGAAGAAGGTTATTATCTCCGCTCCGGCAACGAACGAAGATATCACGATCGTTATGGGTGTAAACGAAGACAAGTACGATCCGGCAAGCCATACGGTCATCTCCAACGCGTCTTGTACAACGAACTGCTTGGCGCCATTCGCGAAAGTATTGAATGACAAGTTCGGCATCGTAAAGGGCATGATGACTACAGTTCACTCTTACACGAATGACCAGTCCGTTCTGGACGTGCCTCATAAGGACGCTCGCCGCGCGCGTGCTGCTGCAGAGAACATCATTCCTTCCACAACAGGCGCAGCGAAAGCTGTTTCTCTCGTGTTGCCTGAACTGAAGGGCAAGCTGAACGGTATGGCTATGCGTGTTCCTACACCGAACGTATCCGTAACGGACCTCGTTGTAGAACTGAGCCAGAACGTAACTGTAGATCAAGTCAATGCTGCGCTGAAAGAAGCTTCCGAAGGCGCGCTGAAGGGCATCATGAACTATTCCGAGGAGCCGCTTGTTTCGAGCGACTACAATGGCGATCCGGCTTCCTCCACGATTGACGCCCTGTCCACAATGGTTGTAGGCGACAACATGGTGAAGGTTGTTTCCTGGTACGACAATGAGTGGGGTTACTCCAACCGCGTTGTGGATCTCGCTTCCTACATCGCAAGCAAAGGTCTGTAAGACTGAAAAAAATCAATAAGGGAACCAAGAGGAGAAGCAATTCTCCTCTTTCCCTGATTATAGGGAACCCGCGAGATCACAAGTGTGAAAGAATGAAGGAGGATACCGTCATGAACAAGAAAAGCGTCCGTGATGTAGAAGTACAAGGGAAACGAGTTTTCGTGCGCGTGGATTTCAACGTGCCGCAGCAGGACGGAAAAATTACCGACGATACGCGGATTCGCGAAACCTTGCCGACGATTCAATATTTGATCGAGCGCGGCGCCAAGGTGATTCTCGCAAGCCATATGGGACGCCCGAACGGCGAAGTGGTGGAGGAGCTGCGTCTGACGCAAGCGGCCGCACGCTTGTCCGAGCTGCTCGGCAAGCCGGTGCAAAAGGCTGATGAAGCCATTGGCGAGAATGTGAAGCAATTGGTAACTCAGCTGAATGAAGGCGACGTGCTCTTGCTGGAGAATGTTCGCTTCTATCCAGGCGAAGAGAAGAACGATCCGGAATTGGCGAAGGCGTTCGCTGAGCTGGCAGACCTGTATGTGAACGATGCATTCGGAGCCGCTCACCGCGCGCATGCGTCTACAGAAGGAATCGCCCATCACTTGCTGGCGGTATCGGGTCTCTTGATGGAGAAGGAGCTCGAAGTGCTGGGCAAGGCGCTGTCTAACCCGGACCGTCCGTTTACAGCCATCGTAGGCGGTGCGAAGGTCAAGGACAAGATTGGCGTTATCGAGAACCTGCTGAACATTGCAGACAATATTATTATCGGCGGCGGCCTCTCCTACACCTTCTTCAAGGCGCAAGGATACGAGATCGGCAAATCGCTGGTAGATAACGAGAAGCTGGATCTGGCGCTGAGCTTTATTCAGAAAGCGAAAGAGAAGGGTGTCAACTTCATGCTTCCGCAAGATATCGTCGTGACAGACGATTTCAGTGTGGATGCCAACACCAAAGTCGTCGATGTGACTGCCATTCCGTCGGATTGGGAAGGCGTGGACATCGGTCCGAAGACGCGGGAAATCTATGCGAAGACGATTCACGAGTCGAAGCTGGTCGTTTGGAACGGTCCGATGGGCGTGTTCGAGATGGCGCCATTCTCTAACGGCACGCGTGCTGTAGCGGAAGCTTGCGCGACGACACCGGCATATACGGTAATCGGCGGCGGCGATTCCGCAGCGGCAGTCGAAAAGTTCGAGATGGGCGACAAGATGGATCATATCTCCACGGGCGGCGGCGCATCGCTGGAGTTCATGGAAGGCAAAGCGCTGCCGGGCGTAGTCGCATTGAACGACAAGTAAGAGAGGAGTGGGCAGGAACGTGAGAACACCGATTATTGCAGGAAATTGGAAAATGTTCAAGACAGCCGCCGAAGCGACAGCTTTCGTCGAGGCTGTCAAGGGCAAGGCAGAGGTCGGCGGCGTGGAAAGCGTCATCTGTGCGCCGTTCACTGCGCTCCCGGCGCTGGTGGAAGCTGTCAAGGGCACGACGATCCGGGTAGGCGCGCAGAACTTCCACTGGGAAGAAAGCGGCGCCTTCACGGGGGAAATCAGCGGCGTGATGCTGCAGGATCTCGGCGTCAAATATGTCATCATCGGCCATTCCGAACGCCGCGCTTACTTCGCGGAAACGGATGAGACGGTGAACAAGAAGACGAAGGCGGCGTTCCAGTACGATTTGATTCCGATCGTCTGCGTTGGCGAGAAGCTGGAAGAGCGCGAAGCCGGACGGACGAAGGAAGTGTGCAAGGTGCAGACGGACGCGGCGTTGGAAGGCCTTACGGCTGAGCAGGCGGCGAAGGTTGTTATCGCTTATGAGCCGATCTGGGCGATTGGCACAGGCAAGTCCAGCACGGCTGAGGATGCGAATGAGGTGATCGGCTACATACGCGAGCAAGTCGCTGCCAAGTTCGGCGACAGCACCGCGCAGGCGGTCCGCATCCAATATGGCGGCAGCGTGAAGCCGGCAAATGTGAAGGAATTCATGAGCCAATCCGATATCGACGGGGCGTTGGTAGGCGGAGCGAGCCTCGAGCCGAATTCCTACATTCAGCTTGTTGAGGGGGCGCGCTAAGATGAGCGTACCAAAACCGGTAGCTTTAATCATCCTGGACGGCTTCGGCTTGCGTGAAGACGATACGTGCAACGCAGTAGCGCAGGCCAACAAGCCGAACTTCGACCGTTATTGGACGCAATACCCGCATACGCAGCTGACGGCGTGCGGCGAGGCAGTCGGCCTGCCGGAAGGTCAGATGGGCAACTCTGAGGTCGGCCATCTGAACATCGGCGCGGGCCGCATCGTGTATCAGGATTTGACCCGCATTCACAAGTCGATTCGCGAAGGGGACTTCTACGAGAACGAAACCTTGCGGAAGGCGGTGCGCCACGCCAAGGAGAACGGCACGAAGCTGCATCTTTATGGATTGCTCTCAGACGGCGGCGTGCACAGCCATATTGACCATCTGTTCGCCTTGCTTGATCTGGCGAAGCGCGAAGGACTGAAGGATGTGTACGTGCATGCGTTCCTGGACGGCCGCGACGTGGCGCCTGACAGCGCAAAGCATTACATGGAGCGGCTGCAGGCGTATATCAAGGACAGCGGCGTAGGCAAGGTGGCGACCGTACAAGGCCGCTATTACGCGATGGACCGCGACAAGCGCTGGGATCGTGTCGAGAAGTCGTACCGCGCGATGGTCTACGGAGACGGTCCGACTCACCGCGATCCGGTGCAGGCCATTGTTGAGAACTACGAGCAGTCCGTCTATGACGAGTTCGTCCTGCCGACCGTGATGGTGGATGAAGACGGCAAGCCCGTCGGACTGGTGGAGTCGAATGATGCGGTCATCTTCTTCAACTTCCGACCTGACCGCGCGATCCAGCTGTCGCAGGTGTTCACGAACGACGACTTCCGTTCGTTCGAGCGGGGCGAGAACCCGCCGAAGGGCCTGTATTTCGTCTGTATGACCCTGTTCAGCGAGACTGTTGGCGGTTATGTCGCCTACTCGCCGAAAAACCTCGACAACACGTTCGGTGAGGTGCTTGTGCAGCACGGCAAGAAGCAGCTGCGCATTGCAGAAACCGAGAAGTACCCGCACGTCACCTTCTTCTTCAGCGGCGGCCGCGACAAGGAGCTTCCGGGCGAGACGCGGGTGCTGATTAATTCGCCTAAGGTGGCGACGTACGACCTGAAGCCGGAGATGAGCGCGTATGAGGTGGCAGAGGCCGCGGTGAAGGAAATCGAAGCCGACAAGCATGACGCCATTATTCTCAATTTCGCCAATCCGGATATGGTAGGCCATTCCGGCAAGATGGAGCCGACGATCAAGGCGATCGAAGCGACGGATGAATGTCTGGGCAAGGTAGTCGATGCTGTGCTGGCGAAGGGCGGAGTGGCCATGATCATTGCCGATCACGGCAATGCCGACATCATGTGCGATGAGAATGGCGGCCC contains the following coding sequences:
- a CDS encoding glycoside hydrolase family 18 protein, which encodes MQIHVIQPGQSLWGIAQAYGTTVEEIVRANALPNAGQLVVGQALVIPINGQYYWVQPGDSLYTIAARFGLSVQRLASVNQLNLNMPLQVGVRLYIPPQPKVPTEANAYIEPRGESVSPELLQAAQEAAPYLTYLAPFSFQIQRDGTLDPPPLESLPAVAEQHGVTLMMVVTNLENEQFSDELGRIILNDEAVQTRLLDNILDAAARYGFRDIHFDLEFLRPADREAYNRFLRRAAARIHEQGYLISTALAPKTSATQAGAWYEAHDYRAHGEIVDFVVIMTYEWGYSGGPPMPVSPIGPVRQVLEYALTEMPGSKIMMGQNLYGYDWTLPFVPGGEYARALSPQAAIALAARENAAIQYDWQAQAPHFDYVDDEGASHKVWFEDARSIQAKFNLMKELGLRGISYWKLGLPFPQNWLLLDSNFTIVKNPAG
- a CDS encoding spore germination protein; the protein is MKREQSGQKEPAVWRVLQEQFGGMADYRSQSVKQDNSELMLAYLESIVDSKLIPERLVKPYYENKAIYAQYLAALGRPLQDRDVQQAAQAMLSGQVICCLDGQVFACELRKKEASPVGEAKVEKTVLGPKDTLTESLDSNLISSSR
- a CDS encoding spore germination protein — translated: MSSAIRVVKYGLILMATFLFGLLGVMIGFIGLLYYMCNLRSYGQPYLKLFTKEKPLPEGKQERSRSSLF
- a CDS encoding Ger(x)C family spore germination C-terminal domain-containing protein, yielding MCPACCLWRRLQDRINRTFSEQLERILKEAQQQGMDPVGFGLRYRAMHADEQEWEDWKAAYPDAGIRADVQVTLEGSGLID
- a CDS encoding SIMPL domain-containing protein, coding for MTAWRKAGLAVAVAACLLAASPFMQGGEWLKSRPAAAADGGVGTERTITVTGQGSMEIAPDIAYVQLGIQTRAATAQAAQSENAEAFQELEKVLFETYKLDPKDVQTTGFHVNPEFDYSDKQGPKVTGYAVTHAIQVSYRDLETIGPLLDAASRAGVNQINGIRFGTEKSEQYEIDVLAKAMANARAKAEAIAKTENRTVQQVLHVSQGQVSMPDNGLFPARKMVELTTEQAVSTPISAGQLTISTTVTVQYSF
- a CDS encoding stalk domain-containing protein, giving the protein MSWSWKRNIAAVLAAVLMMSALGILPAAAAGSPNNSVGGTTVQVALYLDSKQALLNGEPVDLAYPATSIDGRTFLPAKFLGDSFGFPVIWHEATQTIEMQLPGGSTVLLDQKAGTAYLNGAFLPWDSVAAIKEGTLLVQMSWICDLIGAQYSYDSNIRKIEVTFLRLPGSIYNTQTGNSLPTAKFAFTKPSYRLGEPVETVDLSYDADGDGLVKYEWSGKQAAYFRPGEYEVTLRVTDSQGNVSPPYTRKLKIDDIPYLTEEEYPFYYGKIGSIVPMSGALRSYVSRMPRVDGETLPVEDRKLLVSDSPETITEEGVLYRDTIQGKARIYAHHLNGTDEPITVAVMLTNPGRDPVTLRATNKGEVYPNLYAHLIGYQAAVDFLLRDPFNKTVTVPPGETRLFMQMPTMYPYQGINMIYDVETDGRLQVSVVASHRSDGLNEVVQRGRELPYNGHVRGTFVQSDVIKRVNAATMREPHHMLIADGTTDPYVQGYDVFRGESVTNKGNYGVTYKVHIDNPGEMALGIVARGGLFKGVFKINGKMVLAPQSGTLTAYDGVLLLHRTTGEERSLEVEFIPPAGSAFPISLVMYPLRKE
- the clpP gene encoding ATP-dependent Clp endopeptidase proteolytic subunit ClpP, encoding MQEQVKEESLMSFVPYVVEQTNRGERSYDIYSRLLKDRIILLGTPVNDQVANAIIAQMLFLTADDPEKDIHLYINSPGGSITAGMAIFDTMQFIKPDVSTICVGMAASMGAFLLAAGAKGKRFALPNSEVMIHQPLGGAEGQASDIEIRAKRILKMRDKLNQILSERTGQPLERIEKDTDRDYFMSAAEAADYGLIDKVITKTSEA
- a CDS encoding sugar-binding transcriptional regulator; protein product: MSSLLELQKQLLPELMDVMKKRYTILHHIKLSGSIGRRTLAQSVHMTERVLRSEVDILKQQGLLDTNSTGMHITAAGEELLEGLEPYIRQLFGLTDLAERIRCHFGLKQVIIVPGDSDESILAKKELGRAGAAALREVVQPQDVIAVAGGSTMAEIAECLTASSAFRGTWFLPARGGLGENVELQANSIASTMAKRTGGQYRLLHVPDHLSEDAYQSLIQEPNIRELIAIIRKARIVVHGIGDAMVMATRRNVDSAMKESLAREGALAEAFGYYFDHKGHVVHNIPTVGLRLEDIYKTELVIGVAGGKSKGEAIAAVLRFGHEDILVTDEAAAEQILHYLS